The DNA sequence ACCAATTAACATTATCGGTTAAACTTTTTAACGAAGATAAATTATGAGGCAAGTTTAAATGAATTATCGGGGAAGTAGTGACGACGCATAAATAGGTGATCGGAGGGTAGATAGAGTAAATACTAAGCATTTTGTAGATATATCTATGCTGGTTTTCTGTGTATCAAAAAATTGGGAAATATTTGCATAAATCAATATGTAATTTATATTGACCATTGGAACTTATGCAACATACACAATTTATCTGGGAACATATACAATTTGTAACCAACTGCCAGTCTTCAGTGTACAGATAGCTGAATTATAAGATGCAAAGGACAAGATACAATGCTACCTTTTATCGATATTAGTAGTTGCTTAAACACAGCTGTTCATTTACGAAAAAGATGTGGCATTTAAAGTAAGGAGGATATATTACCTTTGTACAATATATAAGTTCTTCGTTGTCAACACTTGACAGGCACAAGTTTTCAAGAACCAAAGTGGTGAAGAACATGATTGCCTATTGACATAACAGATAATTTGTTTGCTAGAAAAATTATGAgcatattttaaaaattaaaaaatatatatatcattaCTGGAACGTCCGAGGAATTGAGATTTGCAAAACCCCTTTCCATTGATGTTCTAATAGCTGAGTCCAGAGCAAGATCTAGGAAGATCAAATCTTTTAATCTTCCATGAGATGTAACAATGCTGGGACGGAGCTCAATTCGAGATTCCAGTAATTTCTGATAACGAGAGAACAAAAAATAAATCGGAAATAAATTGCTATATGCGTTTATGATGATTGAATGATAAAGTATTTGATAATATATACTATGATCAAGTTGAAGAAGTAAACCTCCATCAGGGGACCGATACTCGTATCACCAGTATGTGCTTTAATAAATTGAAGATAATCCTGCAGTTCATTGGAAAATTTTAGACTTGGAAATATTATTCATagatctgaaaaataaagtttgcTACTTTAAAGAGCAAAAGCAGAAACAAGTATCAATTAATGGATGTGATAATCTTTTGCTCATATGTTTATACACAGAGAGGGAAAGTACTTGCAGCTTAGGCGTTAATCCAACGGATGAAGGATTTATGTAAGCGCCCATTAATCCGTGTCCCTGTGATGCagtaaattaaattaaaaaaacagAATCACCCAAAAGGTTGCTGCAAAGGAGGATTATTTTCAGAACGCTTGAACAATATCTGCATTTACCTCAGGAATACTTAAACATATGTCAATAGCGGATTCCAAGTCGCTACCTGAGTGAACAGCCTGCATGAACCTAACCAAATTAATTAGAAGTTCCAATAAGAATTGAAAGAGAAGCCTTTACTGAGATTGCATTCAGTAGTTGACAGAAAATTGTGATAGAAGAATGCACACACCTTAAGGGTTTTCAGGTATGACGTAAGATCACGAATAAGTCCCTCCCTGGTATCAGGACTAAACTTAGGTTCTGACAGAATGGGTCGGTCATAACTGGCAAGCACGCTTTTTGTTAGCCCTCTTTCTGTCAAAGTTTTCCAATAAACATCTATTCTGAAACCACATCTTACATAGTTTAGAAGTGCCTGTGAAAAATGATTTATAGCATACAAAGAAATAAGTAACACAAATAATTATTTTCTTAACTTCATTGTCTTAAATATTTGCAAATAGCTTCAAATTATAATTACTGATCTCTCTTTACACTTATTAACATATACCTCACATATAACCACATCATCTGGGCTACTATTGTTGTGCAACTTCTGATGCCACTCCTCCATCATGCCACCCTTACAGTTATTGTTTCTCTGAAAGTTATAATGACAGGAAAGAAGCTTAGATTTAAATTACAGTATGTTCATAAGTAAGTAATCAAGATCGAGAAGATGCACCTGAAGCACCAGTATTTCATCACGAATCCTCTGTCCAGATTGACCTTCGCCACCCCGGCCAACACAACCCATGACTAGTCTCACAATCTCGCGATTGCTTGGCTGCTCCAAATATATCTTTTGAAGTAAATTTGTGAACTTATCTTGAGCTTCACTAATTTCTCTGCAAGAGAGATATTAATTCTGTCTTGTAACATTGTTACTTCATATAGGCATATACCAAGGAGGAAAATAAGAAAAAAACTTGTGATATAACGTTAATGTATATTATAATCTTCTATAAAATTAAATAACTAAAATCTTGAAAATAATCTTCTATAACTTTTGCTACATAAAATTTCCAATTTCGACAAAACTCAATCTGGTGTTATTTGAATTTCTGAGAGAAGATGCATTCAAACAGAGATCACAGAACCACTCATTAACTGCAGTTTTGACCTCAATACAATTAAAACTGGATTTCCAGATTGGCTAATTCTCAAACCTAATATAAAATGACTATCGACTCAACAGTTCAATAATTCACATTCTTAATAGTATACAGAACCAGCAGAGCAAAGCAAATTATCTTctaattaatatttaaactaGCTACTTGGTCTTGCTTCAGGCTACAATGACAAATATATAAGATGACTTCTTGATCTGCCAAAACAGTTTTAAATCTGATTTGCTGACCAGTTGCCCATAAAAGCCATGGAAGTGACCAAATTCAGATATCGTTAACATTTTTTTCCAGGAAGATATCGTTAACATATTATGCACCTTTTTTTGGAATATCATGTGTTTTTAAGATATAAGAAATGTTAGGACAACTGAAAGGTAACACTGACTTCAGGCTATACTTATGAAATTGTAATCACTAATCAGAAAGATAAGAAATATTCTCTAAATTTTCTTAATAAGAAAAAGATAAGAAGTAATCTCTACCGAGGTTTGACGTTGTAATTCCTATTCCAATTAAGTTTCCTGCAAGCCATAAACCTCAGCCACACCAATATACCAATAAGCCCCATGCCACCTTCAGATTTACAGAGATCAGTCAACTCTGTTGCAATACAGAACCTGTGCAAAATGGACGAAAAAAATCAAGATAAACAGGTGTTAACCATTTTTGTATTTTGATTTGGCATGCAACAGTTTTTGTCACATGACTCAAAGGTCCATTCAAGGAGCAATGTCCGTGACTGGATAATTATTATTGAAAAAACAAAACTGAAATATGAGTCGCACAAGTAAATCTCAAATAAGCATAAATATAACAAAATCCTTGTCTTGAGACTGATTACTCAAAATTCAAATCGAAGATCAATGTATGTGATAATCTAATAGTTGATGAAAAGCGAGATTGAATTTTTAAGTCCTAAAAGAAATTCTACTTGTCCCTACCATCTTAATATCTTATATCTAGCGCCATCCTTGATTTAGTATATAAGGCTATTTTTTGAGTCAAAAAGTTAGAAATTTAATCTTAATATCCTATATCTAGCTCCATCCTTGATTTAAGTAGATAAGGCTATGTTTCGAGTCAAGAAGTTACAAATTTAATCAAGTCACacattttttttttaatttcataCTCACCTGTGCATCAGTGACCTCTCAGCTTCTTTCTCTCGCTGTGAAATTTCATCAAGTAGCCATTTGAGAATATCTCTTCCATCATGTTCAATCTGCAGACATGATATATTAATCAATTTCGTGCTTTCTATTCCAAAGAAATGGTAAACAAACTAAATgttcaaaaatatattaaaaaatgtAGTTATTAAACATGATTTTTATTATATGATCATCTCTTCCttaaattctaattctaattTTTAAGCCAGTATGACTTCTGTTTAGATACTTCAGCTTAAGGGGACTCAAACTACAGAATATTTTTTCAAAGGTCTCTGTTGTAAACTTTTGTTTTTTCATTGCAAAAATGCTAAGTTCGACTACTTCCGTTTAGGTACAACAGTAATAAGTACAGGAAGTACTATGAAAAATGATTAAAAAGTATTGGAAAACCTTTCCGTTTGGACTGTAGGAATTTAGGCCTACAAAGAAATTTTCCCCATTATTGTTAATCCATGAACCTCCTGACCTACGATAGTAATTTAAGCCTACAAACAAATTTGCCCCTTTATTGTAAATTCTTGTTTTTCATTGCAAAAATACTAAGTTCAACTACAGCCGTTTAGGTACAATAGTAATTACAGGCAGTACTATGAAAATCGACTAAAATGTATTGGAAAAACCTTTCTGTTTGAACTGTAGGAATTTAGGCCTACAAAGAAATTTGCCCCATTATTGTTAATCCATGAACCTCCTGAACAGATGACAAACTGGATCCCTGCAAACTTTCGTTTCTGCAGATTTATATCTACTAACTGCAGACagaaaacaaaaacatgcatttTGAAACTTACAAGAAtgagtcaaaaaggaaaaaaTATATTTAAGTTTCAATATGATATCTCTGATACTACCTGAAAAGCTCCTGTGGCAGTTGAAATGTCCGTGAAATAGGTTTGACATGCTGCATCCAGCAACTTTGACTTTGCAGGCAACATATCCTTTGGGGGAGCCTGCAATTACCAGAAGATTCCAAGCACATAAAGAAGATGTGGTGGTTCACTATGCGGAAATacaatatattaatggaattaaTTACACCGTGTAGTTTCCAAGAAAAGGCCTTTGAATAATAGAACTACAGACTCACCAACCACTCCTTGGGGGTTAAACTGGATACACCCCAGTGAAGAACTGTATCACCTTTGGTGTTTCCAGCAACCAGAACATGACAATCACCAGCAACAACTTTCACGAGGACCTGGAAATCAAATGCAGGTTAATAGGTACCCCATAACATCTGCACTCAATCTCAATGGACAATATAGCGACTatgaaataataataaaaacaatttcAAGTTTTTTTATATTTGGGAACAATCCTCTGAAAAAAATCAAATGCACATATGCAAAATTATGGCCAAACTAGATTTTTATAACAATGTTAACAATTCTTTTAGAAATACCTGGTGTAAACTCTACGCTAATGATACTTGATGCCCATGGCATAAATGTATACCGATCCAAAAAAAATACAAACTATACGTGTGGCCATAAAATTGTAGAAGTTCGTCTTTCTATACTAATACAATCATAGCAGTAAATAGAAAAAGTTGAGAAATAAACTCAAACCGTCTCAGAATTGTAGCTGATTCTTTACTTCGACTTTAAAGAGTTGAGACATTGAGACAAAGAAAGCCTTTTCAGAAAATGGAAAGCAGACAATAAACACATTGGAGCAGGAAATATCTATTGCTCTTAATATTTCCATGTGTTTTTTTCCAGCATTATTGTCCAGCTATTCGTTAAAAAGCATAAAAGAGTTTATCACTAACATTATAGATTGAAAAACTAGGACCTGAAATCAGAATTACAATGACTTGATACTTAAACTGTTCAAGTGAAATTATCATGTACAGTTTGTTACATATTAACATCAATATCTTTACACAATCCAGCTATGCAACTGTGCTTAACATCATTCTCCAAGTTGTTGACATCTCATCTAATTTACTGCTTCTAGCAAGATTAAAGAGCTCATGAAATAATAAACAATAGGAAAGCGTAACTAACCACTATTTCATAGTTGCAAACATGATAAGGTTGCCTCAAAATCACATTCTCTCCCCCCACTGAGTTCTCAACCACCTCGGTTAGTGATAAAGGAGTAGGCTTTTTCCCTTTGTCTTGGGAGTACTTATTCAACCACTTTTGAACATCATGTCTCCTGCGTAATGAGTAAGATGTCTGAGTTGGCTGCTCTTCTTTTTTGACTACAACAATATTATTACTCGCAGCATATTGGCCAGATCTTTGAATTGACTGCTCTTCTTTCTTAATAGAAACTACATTCTTAGTTGCAGCACGAGAGATAGCTTGTCCAGATCTTTGAATTGATTGCTCTTCTTTCTTGATGGAAACCACATTGTTAGTTGCATCATGAGAGCTAGCTTGTAAGTCGTTCAGCGAAACCCCCTTTGATAGCATACTCAGGATCTCTCTTAGAGCATCATCATAATTTTGCTGCTTCAGATAAAAAAGCATAATATCACTAAAACAACTTTTCCCCCAGATTTCCCTAAATGTTTCTTTTACTTCAAACAGATTGTACCTTGCATATTACTCCAGTGAGATAATTTATCGTACTATCAAAATTAGAATGCATAAATAAAAACATAAGCAACATGATATAGTTGTGTGCTTTTCTCCCATGACTTGTCTAAATTGATAGGATACCCATTTTGATATTAATCACTTATCATTTATCACAGTATATAAGCCGCCAATGATAATCTATTTTTTAAAATTACAATCATATACACTATAGTgcaattattaaaaaatattgcACATATTATTTATTGGGTCTAATATCGCATAAACTACTTACACAAGTTCGGGATTCTTCACATTCATTCAATTAAAGATAACACATCAAATGTACTGGTGAGGAGGTCTTGTGGGTGTTGTTTTTTCTTTTCAAAATGGAAGAAAAATTGTTACTGAAGGAACAAAGATTCTGGAAGAAACTTCAATAAGACTTTAACTGAAGCAAGCAAGACTATAATAGGAGAAAGAATAGAAAATAGTAGCGTCTTCCTGAAGTGCTCGGAATGGGAGCATACTCAACCAATCTTTCAAGTATATAAATCAATAACATGAATCCTAGGTGTAAACTTCTCATGTACGAGGCATCACTTGAGGTTTTGTATGAATTAATACATTTGGGTGTTTTTAGCTCTTGGAAAGAACATCGGTTCAACTATTACAAGTCCTGCAAAATTTTGACACCGAAAAGGTTTATTTCAAACCACTGGGAAGAAATGGTGATACTGTAATTATAGGAGTTATTCAGCTCCCTGTCCCTCTATATTTACCTTTTGTTGTATCGGAGAGCTATGAGGCCTACCCTTACTCTCCCAGATAGTGTAAGCTTTGCGTTCGATCAAATCCTTTGGTATTAGCAGAGGAGGATTATCTGTTGCATATTTTGGAATTTGAATTTGGAAATTTCCGTGGCCTAGCTTTATCCTGAAATTCAAGTAAAAAAAGTTTGAACCTAAATAATATCCTACTTAATCATAGAGTAAAGGAGTGGATGGAGAGATTTTTATACCATTTATCGTATCTGCCATCTTTTATGACAAACTCTATAGAATGTATCTTAGGGTCTCGTAGCTGAATGAGAATAACATCTATATCTTCTCTCTGCAGCTCAATTTAGGAAGCATTTCACATAATAAGCAATTTTCCGTGTTTGATCAAATGAAACATGACTAAAGAAATGATACTGACCTTCATAAATGGTGTTTGTAGCGCCATTTGTTTATAAACTGCTGTTCCTGGAGGACGATCAACAGGAAAAAACCACTTCCTataaagaaaaaaataaagagGAACTAAATCAACATTTTCAAGACCAGGAGTGCTAAAAACAACAGTAGTGTTCCAAAATTTACGTATTTTTGGGGTAAGTACAACCCCAGTGTAGAATCCATGCTCTTGAGCTGTTTTTCAGTTGAATTTCTACTTTGGCATCTTGTCCATTTGAGAATCCAGTTACATTAACCTATCGCACAAATTATCGAAAGTCTAGTAATTTCAGAAGTTGAATCAAAAACACTTACAAGCTTAATACTCAAAGAAAACTGCTACCTGAAGTTCCAATCCATCTGAAAG is a window from the Apium graveolens cultivar Ventura chromosome 1, ASM990537v1, whole genome shotgun sequence genome containing:
- the LOC141660671 gene encoding alpha-glucan water dikinase 2-like isoform X4 — its product is MLSKGVSLNDLQASSHDATNNVVSIKKEEQSIQRSGQAISRAATKNVVSIKKEEQSIQRSGQYAASNNIVVVKKEEQPTQTSYSLRRRHDVQKWLNKYSQDKGKKPTPLSLTEVVENSVGGENVILRQPYHVCNYEIVVLVKVVAGDCHVLVAGNTKGDTVLHWGVSSLTPKEWLAPPKDMLPAKSKLLDAACQTYFTDISTATGAFQLVDINLQKRKFAGIQFVICSGGSWINNNGANFFVGLNSYSSNRKIEHDGRDILKWLLDEISQREKEAERSLMHRFCIATELTDLCKSEGGMGLIGILVWLRFMACRKLNWNRNYNVKPREISEAQDKFTNLLQKIYLEQPSNREIVRLVMGCVGRGGEGQSGQRIRDEILVLQRNNNCKGGMMEEWHQKLHNNSSPDDVVICEALLNYVRCGFRIDVYWKTLTERGLTKSVLASYDRPILSEPKFSPDTREGLIRDLTSYLKTLKAVHSGSDLESAIDICLSIPEGHGLMGAYINPSSVGLTPKLQDYLQFIKAHTGDTSIGPLMEKLLESRIELRPSIVTSHGRLKDLIFLDLALDSAIRTSMERGFANLNSSDVPAIMFFTTLVLENLCLSSVDNEELIYCTKDLYRVCDSYKPSDANWALQTKAVVDRIRLALADKAEFYQKKIQPSVQYLGPLLSVEKGAIDTFTEELIRTGSAGSLSMLINRLDPILRKFANLGCWQVISPAEVRGFVVNVNKLISVQHKVYREPTVIVANKVSGEEEIPDGAVAVLTSDLPDVLAHVSIRARNSKILFASCLDQNVYKDLKLKQGKVVSILLKLGNLIIMDISSSTLSSKYAPSSSSSRGLFSKKRFNGKFAISLQEFSTEMVGAKSYNISLLSERLPSWIKLPVSIAIPFGVFETILSDDINKEQAKQIYNLSKLVDNGELSKLRAIQETVHQIKAPTRLIPELKSKMKSLRIPWLEEESVNFWNRAWEAIIRVWASKWNERAYISCRKGSLNHNDICMAILVQEIIRADYAFVIHTKYPISGDASEIYSEVVRGLGETLVGAYPGRAMSFTTRKTNLKSHNVIGYPSKSIGLYVKQSIIFRSDSNGEDLKGYAGAGLYDSLPMDKAQEVVLDYSNDPLVIDKAFQASLFTRIAEAGKLIEGLFGCAQDIEGVVRSGEIYVVQSRPQI
- the LOC141660671 gene encoding alpha-glucan water dikinase 2-like isoform X3, coding for MASTTSAVCQLPKVHYFKLSDGLELQVNVTGFSNGQDAKVEIQLKNSSRAWILHWGCTYPKNTKWFFPVDRPPGTAVYKQMALQTPFMKREDIDVILIQLRDPKIHSIEFVIKDGRYDKWIKLGHGNFQIQIPKYATDNPPLLIPKDLIERKAYTIWESKGRPHSSPIQQKVLVKVVAGDCHVLVAGNTKGDTVLHWGVSSLTPKEWLAPPKDMLPAKSKLLDAACQTYFTDISTATGAFQLVDINLQKRKFAGIQFVICSGGSWINNNGANFFVGLNSYSSNRKIEHDGRDILKWLLDEISQREKEAERSLMHRFCIATELTDLCKSEGGMGLIGILVWLRFMACRKLNWNRNYNVKPREISEAQDKFTNLLQKIYLEQPSNREIVRLVMGCVGRGGEGQSGQRIRDEILVLQRNNNCKGGMMEEWHQKLHNNSSPDDVVICEALLNYVRCGFRIDVYWKTLTERGLTKSVLASYDRPILSEPKFSPDTREGLIRDLTSYLKTLKAVHSGSDLESAIDICLSIPEGHGLMGAYINPSSVGLTPKLQDYLQFIKAHTGDTSIGPLMEKLLESRIELRPSIVTSHGRLKDLIFLDLALDSAIRTSMERGFANLNSSDVPAIMFFTTLVLENLCLSSVDNEELIYCTKDLYRVCDSYKPSDANWALQTKAVVDRIRLALADKAEFYQKKIQPSVQYLGPLLSVEKGAIDTFTEELIRTGSAGSLSMLINRLDPILRKFANLGCWQVISPAEVRGFVVNVNKLISVQHKVYREPTVIVANKVSGEEEIPDGAVAVLTSDLPDVLAHVSIRARNSKILFASCLDQNVYKDLKLKQGKVVSILLKLGNLIIMDISSSTLSSKYAPSSSSSRGLFSKKRFNGKFAISLQEFSTEMVGAKSYNISLLSERLPSWIKLPVSIAIPFGVFETILSDDINKEQAKQIYNLSKLVDNGELSKLRAIQETVHQIKAPTRLIPELKSKMKSLRIPWLEEESVNFWNRAWEAIIRVWASKWNERAYISCRKGSLNHNDICMAILVQEIIRADYAFVIHTKYPISGDASEIYSEVVRGLGETLVGAYPGRAMSFTTRKTNLKSHNVIGYPSKSIGLYVKQSIIFRSDSNGEDLKGYAGAGLYDSLPMDKAQEVVLDYSNDPLVIDKAFQASLFTRIAEAGKLIEGLFGCAQDIEGVVRSGEIYVVQSRPQI
- the LOC141660671 gene encoding alpha-glucan water dikinase 2-like isoform X2, producing the protein MASTTSAVCQLPKVHYFKLSDGLELQVNVTGFSNGQDAKVEIQLKNSSRAWILHWGCTYPKNTKWFFPVDRPPGTAVYKQMALQTPFMKREDIDVILIQLRDPKIHSIEFVIKDGRYDKWIKLGHGNFQIQIPKYATDNPPLLIPKDLIERKAYTIWESKGRPHSSPIQQKQNYDDALREILSMLSKGVSLNDLQASSHDATNNVVSIKKEEQSIQRSGQAISRAATKNVVSIKKEEQSIQRSGQYAASNNIVVVKKEEQPTQTSYSLRRRHDVQKWLNKYSQDKGKKPTPLSLTEVVENSVGGENVILRQPYHVCNYEIVVLVKVVAGDCHVLVAGNTKGDTVLHWGVSSLTPKEWLAPPKDMLPAKSKLLDAACQTYFTDISTATGAFQLVDINLQKRKFAGIQFVICSGGSWINNNGANFFVGLNSYSSNRKIEHDGRDILKWLLDEISQREKEAERSLMHRFCIATELTDLCKSEGGMGLIGILVWLRFMACRKLNWNRNYNVKPREISEAQDKFTNLLQKIYLEQPSNREIVRLVMGCVGRGGEGQSGQRIRDEILVLQRNNNCKGGMMEEWHQKLHNNSSPDDVVICEALLNYVRCGFRIDVYWKTLTERGLTKSVLASYDRPILSEPKFSPDTREGLIRDLTSYLKTLKAVHSGSDLESAIDICLSIPEGHGLMGAYINPSSVGLTPKLQDYLQFIKAHTGDTSIGPLMEKLLESRIELRPSIVTSHGRLKDLIFLDLALDSAIRTSMERGFANLNSSDVPAIMFFTTLVLENLCLSSVDNEELIYCTKDLYRVCDSYKPSDANWALQTKAVVDRIRLALADKAEFYQKKIQPSVQYLGPLLSVEKGAIDTFTEELIRTGSAGSLSMLINRLDPILRKFANLGCWQVISPAEVRGFVVNVNKLISVQHKVYREPTVIVANKVSGEEEIPDGAVAVLTSDLPDVLAHVSIRARNSKILFASCLDQNVYKDLKLKQGKVVSILLKLGNLIIMDISSSTLSSKYAPSSSSSRGLFSKKRFNGKFAISLQEFSTEMVGAKSYNISLLSERLPSWIKLPVSIAIPFGVFETILSDDINKEQAKQIYNLSKLVDNGELSKLRAIQETVHQIKAPTRLIPELKSKMKSLRIPWLEEESVNFWNRAWEAIIRVWASKWNERAYISCRKGSLNHNDICMAILVQEIIRADYAFVIHTKYPISGDASEIYSEVVRGLGETLVGAYPGRAMSFTTRKTNLKSHNVIGYPSKSIGLYVKQSIIFRSDSNGEDLKGYAGAGLYDSLPMDKAQEVVLDYSNDPLVIDKAFQASLFTRIAEAGKLIEGLFGCAQDIEGVVRSGEIYVVQSRPQI
- the LOC141660671 gene encoding alpha-glucan water dikinase 2-like isoform X1, translated to MASTTSAVCQLPKVHYFKLSDGLELQVNVTGFSNGQDAKVEIQLKNSSRAWILHWGCTYPKNTKWFFPVDRPPGTAVYKQMALQTPFMKREDIDVILIQLRDPKIHSIEFVIKDGRYDKWIKLGHGNFQIQIPKYATDNPPLLIPKDLIERKAYTIWESKGRPHSSPIQQKQQNYDDALREILSMLSKGVSLNDLQASSHDATNNVVSIKKEEQSIQRSGQAISRAATKNVVSIKKEEQSIQRSGQYAASNNIVVVKKEEQPTQTSYSLRRRHDVQKWLNKYSQDKGKKPTPLSLTEVVENSVGGENVILRQPYHVCNYEIVVLVKVVAGDCHVLVAGNTKGDTVLHWGVSSLTPKEWLAPPKDMLPAKSKLLDAACQTYFTDISTATGAFQLVDINLQKRKFAGIQFVICSGGSWINNNGANFFVGLNSYSSNRKIEHDGRDILKWLLDEISQREKEAERSLMHRFCIATELTDLCKSEGGMGLIGILVWLRFMACRKLNWNRNYNVKPREISEAQDKFTNLLQKIYLEQPSNREIVRLVMGCVGRGGEGQSGQRIRDEILVLQRNNNCKGGMMEEWHQKLHNNSSPDDVVICEALLNYVRCGFRIDVYWKTLTERGLTKSVLASYDRPILSEPKFSPDTREGLIRDLTSYLKTLKAVHSGSDLESAIDICLSIPEGHGLMGAYINPSSVGLTPKLQDYLQFIKAHTGDTSIGPLMEKLLESRIELRPSIVTSHGRLKDLIFLDLALDSAIRTSMERGFANLNSSDVPAIMFFTTLVLENLCLSSVDNEELIYCTKDLYRVCDSYKPSDANWALQTKAVVDRIRLALADKAEFYQKKIQPSVQYLGPLLSVEKGAIDTFTEELIRTGSAGSLSMLINRLDPILRKFANLGCWQVISPAEVRGFVVNVNKLISVQHKVYREPTVIVANKVSGEEEIPDGAVAVLTSDLPDVLAHVSIRARNSKILFASCLDQNVYKDLKLKQGKVVSILLKLGNLIIMDISSSTLSSKYAPSSSSSRGLFSKKRFNGKFAISLQEFSTEMVGAKSYNISLLSERLPSWIKLPVSIAIPFGVFETILSDDINKEQAKQIYNLSKLVDNGELSKLRAIQETVHQIKAPTRLIPELKSKMKSLRIPWLEEESVNFWNRAWEAIIRVWASKWNERAYISCRKGSLNHNDICMAILVQEIIRADYAFVIHTKYPISGDASEIYSEVVRGLGETLVGAYPGRAMSFTTRKTNLKSHNVIGYPSKSIGLYVKQSIIFRSDSNGEDLKGYAGAGLYDSLPMDKAQEVVLDYSNDPLVIDKAFQASLFTRIAEAGKLIEGLFGCAQDIEGVVRSGEIYVVQSRPQI